A genomic region of Rhipicephalus sanguineus isolate Rsan-2018 chromosome 1, BIME_Rsan_1.4, whole genome shotgun sequence contains the following coding sequences:
- the LOC119386413 gene encoding uncharacterized protein LOC119386413, whose protein sequence is MESEYESSSHIPVSTTLAAAARPNMEPRMLGALHMLEAANSFTELQFHDSPPYSPGPAYVTGATRSQTDPQVLAFMERILQVLNSMKHTQQAHLQYFNELLSNADSAAPHPHGLPVLPFSNVADVLAYEENLETDRQPS, encoded by the exons ATGGAAAGCGAATACGAGA gctcatcgcacataccagtatCCACAACTCTTGCTGCGGCTGCAAGGCCAAACATGGAACCACgcatgcttg GTGCTTTGCACATGTTGGAAGCTGCCAACTCTTTTACGGAACTGCAATTCCATG ATTCACCACCATACAGTCCAGGACCCGCATATGTGACCGGGGCTACAAGGTCACAAACAGACCCACAAGTGCTCG CCTTCATGGAAAGGATACTACAAGTTTTAAATAGCATGAAGCACACCCAGCAAGCCCATTTGCAATATTTCAACGAGCTGCTAAGTAATGCCGACAGTGCAGCTCCGCACCCTCATGGCCTCCCAGTCCTGCCTTTCTCGAATGTGGCGGATGTTCTCGCGTATGAGGAGAACctcgagacagacagacagccaagCTGA